In the Vibrio sp. FE10 genome, AAGCGCTTGAAAAAGGTGTGTGGGCGGGGATCATCGCAGCTATTCTAGGTATTGCCTCAATGGCATTCATTGCCAACTCTCTGGGCAAGGTTCTGAACAACTTAGTAGAGCGTTTTAAAGATGCAGCACAAGGTGAAGGCGACTTAACTTATCGCATAGAGGTGAAAGGAAAAGATGAAACCGCGCAGCTTGCACACTGGTTCAACACCTTCCTATCTCGTATGCAAGAAATGCTACTTACCGTCATGGTAACGGCCGATCAAGTCGATAAAAATGCCACTGAAGGCCAGGCACGTGCAGAGGTTTCTCGTGATCAACTGAACTCTCAAGTTAACGAGGTAAACTCACTTGCCACTGCTATTAATGAAATGAGTGCGACTGCGCAAGAAGTAGCAAGTTCAGCCGTTCAAGCAGCCGCGGCAGCAAGCCAAGTACAAAGCAACAGTCTCAATGGCATGACGCGTATGGACAATGCCGCGAGTGCTGTAGACAGCTTAGCTGTTCAGGTTAATGATGCGCAGCAACAAACACAAAACCTAGTCGATTCGAGCACCGCTATTCAAGGTATCTTGAGCGAAATTGGTGGCATTGCAGAACAAACCAACTTACTTGCGCTTAATGCCGCTATTGAGGCAGCACGTGCGGGTGAAGCTGGACGAGGCTTTGCTGTGGTTGCTGATGAAGTACGTAACCTAGCAAATCGTACTCAAGGTTCGACAGAAGAGATTCGCTCGATGTTGGCTCGCCTAGAGCAAGAGACTCAATCTATCGTGATATTGATGGAGCAAAGCCAGAAGCAAGCGAATGACACCAAAGGTGAAACTCAAGCAGCACATCTCGCCTTGTCGGAAATCAACCAAGCGATTGAAGTGATTAACGACATGAACAATCAGATTGCTTCGGCTGCTGAAGAGCAAAGCTCAGTGTCAGAAGAGATTAACCGCAATGTAGTGATCATCAATGACACCGCAGTGGAAGTGATGGGTACTATGACATCGTCGGTAGAAATCAGTAACGAGTTGACGGTAAAAGCCGGAGATTTACACGGTGAGTTAAGCAAGTTCAAGCTTTCTTAATTACCAGTACCGTCTCATAATAACTAGGCCGAGAAACGTAATATTCTCGGCCTATCAATTTCCTCATATCCTCTCATCTTACAGCTCATCTATCGAAATTCACCGAACAAAGATCTCCCAACAGAAAGCTAATCAGAGTCCAACTCGACAAGTTGATTGAGCACTTCTTTGTCTAATACAGGATGATGCTTACTCGCTAAGATCAGCACAATATCGACCGAAGGTAACGGCGGCATATCTTCAAGAACGTTTAAATCCGGCGTCACGCTGAGCTTACCCATCGCACCAATCGCTAACCCTGCTTTTACTATCGCGCGCTGCGCTGAAGCGGTATTGCTGCACGCCAATAACTGATAGGGCGTTCCCTGTTTAGCTAAGCCATTGACCGCGGCTGCGTGATATTTACAATCGGTCTGAAACAGAGCCAATGGAATCGGTTTTGAATCGTCGAGCATAAAATCAGGGCTGCTTATCCAAACTCCGGTATCACTGGTGAGCCAATGCCCCTCTTCGCTGTCAGGCGCTCTGGTGACAATCGCCGCATCTAAACGGCCATCATCCAACCACTCTCTCAGCGTAATGCTTGGCAGGCTAAATATTTGGATTGAGCACGTAGGTTCTGCTTGCTGTAACAGGCGAATCACTTTAGGCAAAATGGTGTCGTTATAATCTTCAGGACAACCTAATCGCAGTGGCTGTTTGTCCTCATAACGCTTTACTTGTTTCAGCGCGGTATTGTGAAGGGCGACCAGCTGCTCTGCATGAGAACGCAGCGCCAGTCCCGCCTCAGTAAGCACTAAGTTACGACCTTCTTTCTGAAAAAGAGTGACATTAAGTTCCTCTTCTAATTTACGCATCTGCGCACTAAACGCGGATTGGGTGCGATTGATCTGTTTCGCAGCACGCGTGAAGCTACTGGTTTCCACGAACGCGAGAAAGCCTCGCAGAGCATCAATATCCATGCTGAATTAACCACCCATCGTTTTTATTAATGTAATACATCAAAATTATCCGTTAGTTCGCCGCAATACAATCCCTTAAGCTCAAAAGCATATTCACCAAACACAGGGAAGCATCTATGCAGCTTTATATTGGAAACCAAAACTACTCTACTTGGTCACTGCGCGCTTGGCTAATCTTCGATAATTACAACCTGAATGCCGAAGTCATCAAACTCAAGCTTTTCACCTCTGATTTCTACGACACTCTGGCGAAAGTGACACCAACGGCTAAGGTTCCAACTCTGGTCGATGGTGATGTCGCAGTGTGGGATTCGTTGGCGATTCTTGAATACATTAACGAAACCTATTTAGACGGTGCTGCATGGCCTGAATCACGCGAAGAACGTGCTCTAGCCAGAGCAATTGCTGCAGAAATGCATTCGGGTTTTTCTGATGTAAGAAATGAAATGCCGATGAATTGCCGAGCAAGAAGAACACTCTCACTCAGTGAAGGCGCTCTTAAAGATATCGCTCGTATCGACCAAATATGGTCCACGCAAATGGAAAAATACCCAGAGGGTTGGTTGTTTGGTGAATGGTCAATTGCAGACGCGATGTTTGCCCCTGTCGCCATCCGAGTACAAACTTATGGCATTGAGCTTTCTGAAAAAGCGGCGCTATACCAACAACGCGTGCTCAACAGCGTATCAATACAAAAATGGCAAGCAGAAGCGAGTTTAGAAACCGATGTAGTTGAAGAGGATGAGGCGGGCAAGCCTGTTTAGATAAATCAATATGAGTCTCGAAAGGGCATCGAGACTCGTTCATTATTAGATGATTAGAAAGTAATGTCCTTACAGGCTATTCTTCAGCAACGCTGTCTTGATGATCATTCGGTTCAAACTCCAAAATATCACCAGGTTGGCACTCTAAAACTTCACACAGCTTGTCGAGTGTCGATAGCCTTACCGCTTTAGCTTTACCATTTTTTAATACTGATAAGTTGGCTTCAGTAATCCCAACTTCTTTTGCCAATGTCTTCAATCGCATTTTTCGTTTGGCCATCATAATGTCTAAATTAATGCGGATAGTCATGACAAGTCCTTTAAATGGTTTGGCTATGTTCGTCAGCCAGAATATAACCTTCTTTCATCACCCATGAGATGATCAAAATAATTATACCCAATATCAGTGTTAAAAAGTCCATACCAACAAAACTAATCTCAAAGATACGTTCACCTGGTGGATTATTGAACGACAGAATCACTGACATCAATGAACCGTAGATAACTGAACCTAGTACCCAATAAAACAGGCTATATCCGAGCTTCTGGTAGGACATTGCGTTTTCTAAAGAGAAGATTTCACCTCGCTCATAGTTACGGAATAAACGTATCAGAACCATCAGTGCGTACATAAGGATGCTCGACATCAATAAGCTTGTGAACGCAGCAACGATTCTTGTTGTCATAGTAAGCGGTAACATCGTGAAATACCCGATGTCGTAAGTAAGATAAAAAATGCCCGTCGCACTAATAAAGTCATAGGGAGTCTCAATTGTTAGCCAGAAGTAACACACCATTATAGGAGTAAGTACAAAAAGGGATTGTAATAGCACACGTACACGTCGGCTTTGTTTTTGAATATTGGACATACTTAGATTCCTGTTGAATTGACGGAGAGGATATTAAGATTAAAATAAATGATGATCAACAAAAAATTATCGATAAACGATAATTTTATATCGATTTAAGTTTAATGGAATAAGGCTGATCTAGTATTTGCTCTATCAATAACATGGGATAGACAACCTCCGGGTTCTAAAAACTTCAACCCAATAATCCATTTTCATCAGACTTCCATTTACTTCCTAATAATTTGATCGATTGTGATCGCCGAATCACAATGTGCAGACCTGATTGTTTATATTCAACGAAACTCAAATCATTAAGATAAACATCATGTTACGAGCAACCATCGCATTACTCAGCGCGACCAGTTTCGCTGTATCTGCCAATGTCACCCTTCCCTCTGGAGAAGACTGGGTCAATCATGCTTCTGAAGGGCTGGCACCTTATTGGCTAATACCTAGCGCGCAGGGAGAACCAATAGGCAACTTCCCGACTTTCCGCTGTGATGATGGAACACTCCTCGATGTTTCTAACGTTTGTCCTGAGTTAGACAAAGGATGGATCACGCCGCACTTTGGCAAAGAGTTCACGCGTATGAAATCGCGTCAAACCTATGCCTATGGCGTGCTTTATCATCTTACAGGCGATAAGCAGGCATTAGAGCTAGCCAAGCAAGGGGCTTACTACCTTATAGATCAGCTAGAAGATAAGAAAAATGGCGGCTTCATAAGCTTCACCAAAGACGGCAAAGCGGGACTTGAGTGGCAACAGCGTACCTCTCAAGATCAAGCGTATGCGCTGGTCGGCCTCGCCATGTATTACTACCTGACCCAAGACAAAAAGATAGAAGAAGCGCTCATCGCCCAACAAGCTTTTATCTTTGATAAGTATCGACTTAACGACAACAGCGGCCTAGCGTGGGTACTTGCTGACGGTGAAGATGGCAAAGCCACACGACGTGAATTGGTCGCACAACTTGATCAGATTAACGGCTACATGCTGTTAGTCGCTCCCCTGTTAAAAGAGCCCACCAAGACAAAATGGCTTGATGATCTAAGTTGGTTAACCCAAACCATGGTCGACCACTATCATTCAGAAGATGAGCAGCGTTTCTACGGTGCCATTCACAGCAAAGCAGCGATGATGCCCAATGCCAATCACAATGATTTTGGACACACCATCAAGGCGTATTGGATGACTTACCTGACAGGCCAAACATTGAAGAATTCTGAATGGTCGCAGTTTGGCATCAAAGGGATGAAACACACCTTAGCCCAAGCTCAATATCAAAAAGAGTTCGTGAGCGTATCCCAATATTTTGGCGAGGAGCTTCAGAAGGCATGGAAAGGACAAGAAATTACCGGTTGGCAAAGCAGACCCAACACAAATTGGGCTTCATCATGGGAGTGGGCAGAGCTAGACCAAGCTGCGATGACGGTATCGCTGGTCGATGGTTCAATGAAAGAAGTTCTGCAATACACACTACCGACGTTTCATGATGTGTGGGTCGACCATCAATATGGCGGCGTAGGGCTTGAACCTAAACGTACCAAAGCTTTCCATTGGGGCAATGGTTATCATCAATTTGAACATGCTTTGATTGGCTATTTATATGCCCAACAGGTCGACGACAAACCTGCTGTACTTCACTATGCAAGGCCGACCAACAGCAAGATGCCAATGGAGCCTTACTACTATCAAGGCGATGTGGTGGAGCTAGAAAATAAAGACGATGGGACACAGAAGGTCAGCTTTAATAACATCCGACCTTAGCGTCTGGCACTCGCGCGTCGATACTTTTAGCAGAGGTTAACCGTTAAGACGGAACAGAGAAGTCACTAGTCGTTAGCAAAGCCTGAGAAGAAAAGACGCTTTTCAGGCTTTTTAAATACTGTTGAACGGCATTATTGGTAGGGTTTAAAACTGGTATTTGAGCGATGAAGCCTTATCACTTATCAGCTCAAAAAGCATAAGGTATTGCGAAAATCACTTCTTCTTATTCTGCTCAACCAGCTTTTCATTCCACGCTACGTTGCCGTCTCGCTTGCTGACATCATACTCAGAACAAAACTGCGATATGGTCATGTTGTTGTCGCCAGTTGCTAGCTTTAGCGCTAACTGCACTTGCTGGAGCTTGCTTTGAAGGCGAAGGTTTTGACCTGCCTTTGGGCTTTTTTCTTTGGCGAACTTTAAGGCGGCATGTTTACGCTCGGCAGCCCCCGCTCGACGATCGGCTTCTGATAATAGATATTTTAGCTGCGCGACACTTTTCCCTTTTTTGAAAGCAGGCTCAAGCAGTTCGACACACTCATCAAATGATGGATTTATAACATACGGATCAATTTTGTGCGCTTGTTGGCGCATCCACTCTAGCGCGAGCTTTTCATCTGACATTTTGCGATCTTTACCAATAAAACAGCCGTACATGGTATCGCTCAATAGCAAACCGCTGCAATAAAAAGTTGACCAAGTTTTGCCTTTTTAACGAGTACTTGTAGTCAGGTATCAATAACAACAAATCGAACTGCTGATCCAGCCTCGCAACAAAGAGCCAAACTTAACGCTATTAATAGCTCTTTCGGCCTTTTTAGCGCATCACGAACAGCTCTTCGTGATAGTTCTGATCAACGTTGAACTTGCACGCATCGAGTTCTTTTTTAAGCGATGTTGAGAACCGATCTGGCCCGCAAAAATACAGCTCATAATCGTTTAAATCACCACACTGGTTAGCAATGCGTTCAGCGTTTAATCGAGGTGAATGCAAGGTGTCTATCACGTTCAAATTCACTCCAACTTGATGTGCAAGGTGCCATAACTCATCCACTAAATGCTCATCGACACCACGAGTACAATAGAATAGCTCGATGCGAGAGTGAGTCTTCTCTGTTTTGAGCGCTTCAAGCGTTGCAAAAAACGACGCTATCCCGACACCACCCGCAATCCAAATTTGTGGCTTACTTAAGTCAAACTCAAGTCGACCATAAGGCCCTTCCACCGTAACCGTATCGCCCGCATTAACTCGTTCATAAAGACCATTCGTAAAGTCACCCAACTCTTTAATCAAGAAACGCAGTTCTGAATCTTCGCTGCCCGAAACAATGGTAAACGGGTGCGGGTCTTCATTGCCGAAGCGCAGGTACGCAAACTGCCCTGCTTTGTGGCCTCGCCAAGATGTTCCGGGCTTTAGCACCAACTCCATCACTTCGGCTTGTGGAAAGTAACGAGTGGAAGAAACAGCAGCAGAGTGACGATTACGACGCCCTACAAAACCCAACAAACTGTACATCGCCGCGATAGACCCAACCAAAGCAAAGGCCACCGTTAGGTAATAAATAGGCTGGCCCCAATAGGCATGTTTGAGCAGTAATACCGAGTGAAACGCGATCAACAGATACGCGACAGACATCAAGCGATGTGACAATTTAAACGGTTTGTATTTTACTGCTGCCCACAACGACGCCACCAGTAAAACAAGCAATAGATAGAAACCCCATTCGCCAATATTTTCAGCGAAACCGTGTAGTCCATTGACCCACGCTTCCCAACCAGACAAAGCTCTTGCAGGGCCAGAGCCGTCATGACGAACAGGTTTAGCCAACACTCCTGACGTCACTAGCCACTTAGGGATCTGGTACCACAACCAGTGTGTCACACCCAGAGCTACGCCACCGATACCTAACCATTTGTGGACGCGATACGCCTTATCCATACCGTTGAGCCAATTCTCAACCATAGGCAAACGCATCGCCAAGATCATGGTGATGGACATTAACATCAGAGACAACATACCCGAGTACTGAATCATGGCAGAGCGCCATTCAAATACATTGTTTGAAGCGAAAAGTTGCGGTTCCATCGCAAACCAAAAGGCTGACATTATGGCAATCATTGCCCAGAGGATATTGCGGACTGTTTTCATTTTTTAACACTCATAAAGACGACATCATTACTTTAGCTTGCGTGATGTAAAGCAACGTCAACATACGTAAATCTATGCAAAGGCACACGCTCACCTGATCGTTAGAGGGGGCTTTCGCGTAAATATGATTTGGTTAGTGAACAAGTCGTCGAAAACAAAAAATGAGAAGAAGAGAAGATATGAAAGACATGACCCTTTCAAGAAAAGATATCCAAACGATGGATCAGCGAGAGCGCGCTCGCTTAATTAACTCTTTATCGGGGTTCAAAAGCGCCAACTTGATTGGTACCTGTGATAAACAAGGGCTGGAAAATCTTGCGGTGGTAAGTTCTGTGGTTCATCTAGGGTCGAACCCACCTTTGTTTGGCTTCATAGTTCGGCCAGCAGAGAGTCGTCGTCACACATTAGAGAATA is a window encoding:
- a CDS encoding methyl-accepting chemotaxis protein, with translation MFNSIRTRIAVSAGGAMAFTLLIAMGMTTNAFTDVNKKVTEKVKIQLTDATTTDLQNTALQQGLNIANQLDPVLANLKQARSIIELSSETNASADLIVKQFTAALEAQNKAVFAGYMVWENKTWPQQTELDSKLGFNTELGFNSQGYLAPFFSPNDQNSFDAVAMESFSNTKLNSNGERKDDWHLMPYQTGKTFVMEPYFYPVRGKQELITTISQPIKQDGEIIGSIGFDLSLFELQSQSELFARNLFDGKGKILITSWKGITLANSRAGNMVGKRVSSELESEWSKIQSIAKREGAGLVTFGGDEYAITAIDTSDAPWVVMVSVPSSHLTKSVDEYTQWSDAQNSKALEKGVWAGIIAAILGIASMAFIANSLGKVLNNLVERFKDAAQGEGDLTYRIEVKGKDETAQLAHWFNTFLSRMQEMLLTVMVTADQVDKNATEGQARAEVSRDQLNSQVNEVNSLATAINEMSATAQEVASSAVQAAAAASQVQSNSLNGMTRMDNAASAVDSLAVQVNDAQQQTQNLVDSSTAIQGILSEIGGIAEQTNLLALNAAIEAARAGEAGRGFAVVADEVRNLANRTQGSTEEIRSMLARLEQETQSIVILMEQSQKQANDTKGETQAAHLALSEINQAIEVINDMNNQIASAAEEQSSVSEEINRNVVIINDTAVEVMGTMTSSVEISNELTVKAGDLHGELSKFKLS
- a CDS encoding LysR family transcriptional regulator, whose protein sequence is MDIDALRGFLAFVETSSFTRAAKQINRTQSAFSAQMRKLEEELNVTLFQKEGRNLVLTEAGLALRSHAEQLVALHNTALKQVKRYEDKQPLRLGCPEDYNDTILPKVIRLLQQAEPTCSIQIFSLPSITLREWLDDGRLDAAIVTRAPDSEEGHWLTSDTGVWISSPDFMLDDSKPIPLALFQTDCKYHAAAVNGLAKQGTPYQLLACSNTASAQRAIVKAGLAIGAMGKLSVTPDLNVLEDMPPLPSVDIVLILASKHHPVLDKEVLNQLVELDSD
- a CDS encoding glutathione S-transferase family protein, with translation MQLYIGNQNYSTWSLRAWLIFDNYNLNAEVIKLKLFTSDFYDTLAKVTPTAKVPTLVDGDVAVWDSLAILEYINETYLDGAAWPESREERALARAIAAEMHSGFSDVRNEMPMNCRARRTLSLSEGALKDIARIDQIWSTQMEKYPEGWLFGEWSIADAMFAPVAIRVQTYGIELSEKAALYQQRVLNSVSIQKWQAEASLETDVVEEDEAGKPV
- a CDS encoding helix-turn-helix domain-containing protein, producing the protein MTIRINLDIMMAKRKMRLKTLAKEVGITEANLSVLKNGKAKAVRLSTLDKLCEVLECQPGDILEFEPNDHQDSVAEE
- a CDS encoding DUF2975 domain-containing protein; translation: MSNIQKQSRRVRVLLQSLFVLTPIMVCYFWLTIETPYDFISATGIFYLTYDIGYFTMLPLTMTTRIVAAFTSLLMSSILMYALMVLIRLFRNYERGEIFSLENAMSYQKLGYSLFYWVLGSVIYGSLMSVILSFNNPPGERIFEISFVGMDFLTLILGIIILIISWVMKEGYILADEHSQTI
- a CDS encoding N-acylglucosamine 2-epimerase: MLRATIALLSATSFAVSANVTLPSGEDWVNHASEGLAPYWLIPSAQGEPIGNFPTFRCDDGTLLDVSNVCPELDKGWITPHFGKEFTRMKSRQTYAYGVLYHLTGDKQALELAKQGAYYLIDQLEDKKNGGFISFTKDGKAGLEWQQRTSQDQAYALVGLAMYYYLTQDKKIEEALIAQQAFIFDKYRLNDNSGLAWVLADGEDGKATRRELVAQLDQINGYMLLVAPLLKEPTKTKWLDDLSWLTQTMVDHYHSEDEQRFYGAIHSKAAMMPNANHNDFGHTIKAYWMTYLTGQTLKNSEWSQFGIKGMKHTLAQAQYQKEFVSVSQYFGEELQKAWKGQEITGWQSRPNTNWASSWEWAELDQAAMTVSLVDGSMKEVLQYTLPTFHDVWVDHQYGGVGLEPKRTKAFHWGNGYHQFEHALIGYLYAQQVDDKPAVLHYARPTNSKMPMEPYYYQGDVVELENKDDGTQKVSFNNIRP
- a CDS encoding ferredoxin reductase family protein, translated to MKTVRNILWAMIAIMSAFWFAMEPQLFASNNVFEWRSAMIQYSGMLSLMLMSITMILAMRLPMVENWLNGMDKAYRVHKWLGIGGVALGVTHWLWYQIPKWLVTSGVLAKPVRHDGSGPARALSGWEAWVNGLHGFAENIGEWGFYLLLVLLVASLWAAVKYKPFKLSHRLMSVAYLLIAFHSVLLLKHAYWGQPIYYLTVAFALVGSIAAMYSLLGFVGRRNRHSAAVSSTRYFPQAEVMELVLKPGTSWRGHKAGQFAYLRFGNEDPHPFTIVSGSEDSELRFLIKELGDFTNGLYERVNAGDTVTVEGPYGRLEFDLSKPQIWIAGGVGIASFFATLEALKTEKTHSRIELFYCTRGVDEHLVDELWHLAHQVGVNLNVIDTLHSPRLNAERIANQCGDLNDYELYFCGPDRFSTSLKKELDACKFNVDQNYHEELFVMR